A DNA window from Ipomoea triloba cultivar NCNSP0323 chromosome 10, ASM357664v1 contains the following coding sequences:
- the LOC116032278 gene encoding cytosolic sulfotransferase 17-like gives MEKSNFSEEEKWWGDNHLEQINGFWFMPMLIPRIHRVLAEFNPRPSDVILSSFPKTGTTWLKSLLYSIINRSSLDSLVNNNPRDLVPFLEIQVYGDQESSDSSTYLSSEDTPRIFSTHIPYQLLGKTLESSGCRVVYVARNPKDTLNSLWHFANKWEMAVEGPWELEEAVEKFVSGVVPDGPYYEHVLGYRMAGLNNPDKVFFITYEELMDDTKTHVKKLAEFLGCPFVEEEDKKVEEIVKCCSFGVLKNHEVNKSEDYTTWAPTPYTSFFRQAKVGDYRNHLSDDAIKRIDARTEEKFYKSGFVYGI, from the coding sequence ATGGAGAAGAGCAATTTCTCAGAAGAAGAGAAATGGTGGGGAGATAACCATTTAGAGCAGATCAATGGCTTCTGGTTCATGCCTATGCTTATCCCCAGAATTCACCGGGTGCTAGCCGAGTTCAACCCACGTCCCAGCGATGTAATCTTGAGTTCCTTTCCTAAAACCGGCACCACATGGCTCAAATCTCTTCTTTACTCCATCATCAATCGCTCCTCTCTTGATTCTCTGGTCAACAACAACCCCCGCGACCTCGTCCCTTTCCTAGAAATTCAAGTCTATGGAGACCAAGAATCATCGGACTCATCAACTTACCTGTCGTCCGAGGATACCCCTAGAATTTTCAGTACACATATCCCTTACCAACTGCTAGGCAAAACCTTGGAATCCTCGGGCTGTCGTGTGGTTTATGTTGCCAGGAACCCAAAGGACACCTTAAATTCACTCTGGCATTTCGCGAATAAGTGGGAAATGGCAGTGGAAGGGCCATGGGAGTTGGAAGAAGCTGTGGAGAAATTTGTGAGTGGGGTTGTCCCTGACGGACCTTACTACGAGCATGTATTGGGGTATAGAATGGCGGGTTTGAATAATCCTGATAAAGTGTTCTTTATTACTTATGAAGAGTTAATGGATGACACGAAAACTCATGTCAAAAAATTGGCTGAGTTTTTGGGTTGTCCTTTTGTGGAGGAGGAGGATAAGAAAGTGGAGGAGATTGTCAAGTGTTGCAGCTTTGGGGTTTTGAAGAATCATGAGGTTAACAAGTCCGAAGATTATACTACTTGGGCTCCAACTCCCTATACTTCATTTTTTAGACAAGCAAAAGTGGGTGACTATAGAAATCACTTAAGTGATGATGCTATTAAAAGAATTGATGCACGTACGGAAGAGAAATTTTATAAATCTGGATTTGTTTATGGGATTTAg
- the LOC116031438 gene encoding cytosolic sulfotransferase 12-like — MENSNNISEEKKWWGDKHLEQINGFWFMPFFAPKIRRVLAEFNPRPSDVILSSFPKTGTTWLKSLLYSIINRSSLDFLVNNNPHDLVPFLEAQVYGDKESSAHMSSEDTTSTRLFSTHIPYQLLGKTLESSGCRVVYVARNPKDTLTSLWHFTNKWKMADEGTWELEEAVEKFLSGTVPVGPYYEHVLRYRMASLNNPSKFFFITYEELKDDTKTHVKRLAEFLGCPFDDDKEVEEIVKCCSIEVLKNHEVNKSEDCPVWFSTPYNSFFRQAKVGDHTNYLSDEVIKRIDAVTKEKFHKSGFVYGI; from the coding sequence ATGGAGAACAGCAATAATATCTCAGAGGAAAAGAAATGGTGGGGAGACAAACATTTAGAGCAGATCAATGGGTTCTGGTTCATGCCTTTTTTTGCCCCCAAAATTCGCCGAGTGCTAGCCGAGTTTAACCCACGTCCCAGCGACGTAATCTTGAGTTCGTTTCCCAAAACGGGCACCACATGGCTCAAATCTCTTCTTTACTCCATCATCAATCGCTCCTCTCTTGATTTTCTGGTCAACAACAACCCCCACGACCTCGTGCCTTTCCTAGAAGCTCAAGTCTATGGAGACAAAGAATCATCAGCTCACATGTCGTCCGAGGATACCACCAGTACTAGGCTTTTCAGTACCCATATCCCTTACCAACTGCTTGGCAAAACCTTGGAATCCTCGGGCTGTCGTGTGGTTTATGTTGCCAGGAACCCAAAGGACACCTTAACTTCTCTCTGGCATTTCACCAATAAGTGGAAGATGGCCGACGAAGGGACATGGGAGTTGGAAGAAGCCGTGGAGAAATTTCTGAGTGGGACTGTTCCTGTCGGACCTTACTATGAGCATGTATTGAGGTACAGAATGGCTAGTTTGAATAACCCTAGTAAATTCTTCTTTATTACTTATGAAGAGTTAAAGGATGATACGAAAACTCACGTCAAAAGATTGGCCGAGTTTTTAGGTTGTCCTTTTGACGACGATAAGGAAGTGGAGGAGATAGTTAAGTGTTGTAGCATTGAGGTTTTGAAGAATCATGAGGTGAACAAGTCTGAGGATTGTCCTGTTTGGTTTTCAACTCcttataattcattttttagacAAGCAAAGGTGGGTGACCATACAAATTACTTGAGTGATGAGGTTATCAAAAGAATTGATGCAGTTACTAAGGAGAAATTTCACAAATCTGGATTTGTTTATGGGATTTAG